The Armatimonadota bacterium genome window below encodes:
- a CDS encoding Xaa-Pro peptidase family protein translates to MSALTREKLAQAATLVRESGAHVWLTFVRETGEGSDPALPFICETGLVWISALLVGRDGRKVAVVGNYDADPLKHSGDWDEVIPYVQGIRAPLLETLESWIPKGEQPRIAVNFSEDDDKADGLTHGLFRLLTSHLEGTRFAGSLESAHPIVSRLRGLKTSEEIRRLREAITATDGIFATVPGRLHLDLDERTLYRMIQADIDANRWGYGWSRSGNPIVNFGPDSMIGHGVPSAEVRLRPGHLVHIDLGVIVDGYSSDIQRCWYVAEPGESTLPADLEAALAAVTGAIQAGANRLRPGVKGYEVDAAARSFLISTGYPEYMHALGHQVGRVAHDGGSLLGPRWERYGRLPDEPIEEGQVYTLELGVTVPGRGYLGLEEMVRVGESGIEWLSTPQRSIPVLTLNESR, encoded by the coding sequence TTGAGCGCGCTTACGCGAGAGAAACTTGCGCAAGCGGCCACTTTGGTCCGAGAATCAGGCGCGCATGTCTGGTTAACCTTTGTGCGGGAGACGGGCGAAGGGTCGGATCCGGCGCTACCCTTCATCTGCGAAACCGGACTGGTCTGGATTTCGGCATTGCTCGTAGGTCGTGACGGACGGAAGGTCGCAGTGGTCGGCAACTACGATGCAGATCCCCTCAAGCACTCTGGAGATTGGGATGAAGTGATTCCATATGTGCAAGGAATTCGTGCGCCTCTGCTTGAGACATTGGAGTCGTGGATTCCTAAAGGCGAGCAACCTCGCATTGCCGTCAACTTCAGTGAGGACGATGACAAGGCCGATGGTCTAACGCACGGTCTCTTCCGCCTTTTGACCTCTCACCTCGAGGGAACTCGATTCGCAGGGTCGCTCGAATCAGCCCATCCGATCGTTTCACGTTTGCGAGGTCTTAAGACGAGCGAAGAAATCCGCCGTCTTCGCGAGGCAATTACCGCCACCGACGGCATTTTCGCGACTGTGCCAGGACGCCTACATCTTGACCTGGACGAACGCACGCTCTATAGGATGATTCAAGCCGATATTGATGCGAATCGGTGGGGCTACGGCTGGTCACGCTCCGGCAATCCGATCGTCAATTTTGGTCCTGATTCGATGATTGGGCATGGTGTGCCTTCCGCCGAAGTCCGCCTTCGACCCGGCCACCTGGTACACATCGACCTCGGAGTTATCGTGGATGGCTATTCTTCGGATATCCAGCGCTGCTGGTACGTTGCCGAACCGGGCGAGTCCACGCTTCCTGCCGACCTTGAAGCAGCTCTCGCAGCGGTAACCGGTGCGATCCAAGCGGGTGCGAACCGGTTGAGGCCGGGGGTGAAGGGTTACGAAGTGGATGCTGCCGCCCGATCCTTTTTGATCAGTACGGGCTACCCTGAGTACATGCACGCACTCGGGCACCAAGTGGGGAGAGTTGCTCACGATGGAGGAAGCCTCCTCGGCCCACGATGGGAGCGTTACGGCCGGTTACCGGATGAGCCAATCGAGGAAGGACAGGTGTACACGCTTGAACTTGGCGTGACGGTTCCGGGACGCGGCTACCTGGGGCTCGAAGAGATGGTCCGAGTCGGTGAGAGCGGCATCGAGTGGCTCAGCACTCCTCAACGATCGATCCCTGTGCTTACGCTAAACGAGTCTCGCTAG
- a CDS encoding TetR/AcrR family transcriptional regulator, with product MISKSVARREREKEKLRKTILSAAREILVTDGYEAISLRTIADMIEYSPGALYLHFKDKDAILQALIEEGFDELAIRLRNVMDPGSLEGLIQKGLNYIQFAVDNPRLYEVMFLARSPEDQEHMRAIADAPPDCFLSLVEAVQAGQRQGTLNCALPEPILAYAIWAQVHGMASIAIARQFFWIPQDQIEILFRESVKATVVGLKV from the coding sequence GTGATCTCCAAATCCGTGGCTCGGCGAGAACGCGAAAAAGAAAAGTTGCGAAAGACGATTTTGAGTGCCGCCCGTGAAATCTTGGTCACGGATGGTTATGAAGCGATCTCACTTCGAACGATTGCCGACATGATCGAGTATTCGCCAGGGGCTCTGTACCTCCACTTCAAGGATAAAGACGCGATCCTGCAGGCCCTGATTGAGGAGGGCTTCGACGAGCTCGCGATTCGTCTTCGAAACGTTATGGATCCAGGTTCGCTGGAAGGCTTGATCCAAAAGGGTCTGAACTATATTCAGTTTGCGGTAGACAACCCACGTCTGTATGAAGTCATGTTCTTGGCACGTTCCCCAGAGGACCAGGAGCACATGAGGGCCATCGCTGACGCACCGCCAGACTGCTTTTTGTCTTTGGTTGAGGCAGTTCAGGCTGGTCAAAGGCAGGGAACTCTCAATTGCGCCCTGCCAGAGCCCATCCTGGCATACGCCATCTGGGCTCAGGTTCATGGGATGGCTTCAATCGCCATCGCCCGACAGTTCTTCTGGATTCCCCAGGATCAAATTGAGATCCTTTTTCGAGAGTCGGTTAAGGCAACAGTTGTTGGACTAAAGGTCTGA
- a CDS encoding isoprenylcysteine carboxylmethyltransferase family protein codes for MKVLENKIPPPIVMSIIGAAMVSTSFFAQNTPHPAQIGIGSAIIFAGFSLAGLGVREFRKSKTTINPVMVDSAVVLVTSGVFRRTRNPMYLGFAVMLVGLAIALRNPLAFVGPLAFFLYINKFQIGPEERAMERRFGAAYKEYKQTVRRW; via the coding sequence ATGAAAGTTCTTGAGAACAAGATTCCCCCACCAATCGTGATGTCAATCATAGGGGCGGCGATGGTCTCAACCTCATTCTTTGCACAGAACACTCCTCATCCGGCGCAAATTGGGATTGGGTCAGCAATAATCTTTGCTGGCTTCTCACTCGCGGGACTCGGAGTAAGGGAGTTTCGCAAGTCGAAGACAACCATCAATCCCGTCATGGTTGATAGCGCCGTGGTACTTGTGACCAGCGGAGTCTTTCGTCGAACCCGCAACCCAATGTATTTAGGTTTCGCCGTGATGCTTGTTGGCTTGGCAATAGCATTAAGAAATCCGTTGGCATTCGTCGGCCCGCTCGCTTTCTTCCTGTACATTAACAAGTTCCAGATCGGACCCGAAGAGCGAGCCATGGAACGACGATTTGGAGCCGCTTACAAAGAGTACAAACAAACGGTGCGTCGATGGTAA
- a CDS encoding NmrA family NAD(P)-binding protein — protein sequence MRSNQSLPTILVTGATGKTGGSVTSALLREGYPVRAVIRREDMRSEQLRSKGAETVLVNVFDTHSWVSAMRGVKRAYFVPFFDPFMIQSATAFSVAAREARLEAIVQLSQWIASPRHPSLHTRQLWQTEQLFSAIPGVAHTILNPGYFADNILRLMDFATVLGIYPNLTAESLSAPISNEDIARAAVALLKDPDAYAGKSYRPTGPELVNGAEIARTLASVLGKRVASVPMPMWMMLRAAKIQKVNPFELDGFRFYVQDHLQGAFEVEGVNSVLEDLTGKPAEPFSKTVERYSANPRNQRNAANWWRVFVQFNLVPFVPGYDFDRIATSQGFPRQSHSEFTLESETWRMSHLNIQGTGGIA from the coding sequence ATGAGATCAAATCAATCTCTACCAACGATTCTCGTCACTGGCGCCACCGGCAAAACCGGAGGCAGCGTCACTTCGGCCCTTCTGCGCGAAGGATATCCCGTTCGAGCCGTTATTCGGAGAGAGGATATGAGGAGTGAACAACTTCGATCTAAAGGTGCAGAAACAGTCCTCGTCAACGTTTTCGATACCCACAGCTGGGTCTCAGCCATGAGGGGTGTGAAAAGGGCTTACTTCGTGCCGTTTTTCGACCCCTTCATGATTCAAAGTGCTACGGCCTTTTCTGTTGCGGCTCGAGAGGCGAGGCTTGAAGCGATCGTTCAACTGAGCCAGTGGATCGCGAGTCCTCGACATCCCTCGCTTCACACCCGCCAGCTTTGGCAGACTGAGCAGCTTTTCAGCGCGATCCCAGGTGTTGCCCACACGATCCTCAATCCCGGCTACTTCGCTGACAACATTCTGCGGTTGATGGACTTCGCCACAGTTCTTGGAATCTATCCGAACCTTACTGCCGAAAGCTTGAGCGCTCCAATCTCGAACGAAGACATCGCTCGGGCGGCGGTGGCTCTATTGAAAGATCCCGATGCATACGCCGGGAAAAGTTATCGACCGACTGGACCTGAGTTGGTCAATGGAGCGGAAATTGCCAGAACATTGGCGTCGGTTCTTGGCAAGCGGGTCGCATCGGTTCCGATGCCAATGTGGATGATGCTCCGGGCGGCGAAAATTCAGAAAGTCAATCCGTTTGAACTCGACGGATTCCGCTTTTATGTGCAAGACCATCTACAGGGCGCATTTGAAGTCGAAGGCGTGAATTCGGTGCTCGAAGACCTTACTGGGAAGCCTGCCGAGCCTTTCAGCAAGACTGTGGAACGATACTCGGCAAATCCCCGTAATCAGCGGAACGCCGCCAACTGGTGGAGAGTCTTTGTCCAATTCAACCTCGTGCCATTCGTGCCCGGATATGATTTTGATCGCATTGCAACATCGCAAGGATTTCCTCGACAGAGTCATTCTGAGTTCACGCTCGAGTCGGAAACCTGGCGCATGTCGCACCTCAATATCCAAGGGACAGGGGGCATCGCATGA
- a CDS encoding ankyrin repeat domain-containing protein, whose translation MDNTYSRRTFARLVSGTAVSAFAGLGLGRDETKSQGPTEVPFTRDYPAPGFRPGWKKPQLNRTMLEDFVIYAHSDIEMTKKLLDREPMLINGFMDWGAGDWESALGGASHMGRHDIVSLLLERGARIDIFCATMMGQLDAVKAFLTLQPKLIDSRGPHGFTLHFHAQLAGKEADTMLSYLQSIKKLEMKPNPFVKGGG comes from the coding sequence ATGGATAACACCTATTCGCGTCGTACATTCGCTCGTTTGGTCAGCGGAACTGCTGTCTCCGCCTTCGCTGGTTTAGGGCTTGGGCGGGACGAAACTAAAAGTCAGGGACCAACGGAAGTGCCCTTTACGCGGGACTATCCAGCACCTGGGTTTCGGCCCGGTTGGAAGAAGCCCCAGCTGAACCGAACGATGCTCGAAGACTTTGTGATTTACGCTCACTCAGACATTGAGATGACGAAGAAGCTGCTGGACCGTGAGCCCATGCTGATCAATGGATTCATGGACTGGGGTGCAGGCGACTGGGAATCGGCACTTGGAGGTGCATCCCACATGGGACGACACGACATTGTGAGCCTTCTACTAGAACGCGGTGCCCGCATTGACATCTTTTGCGCGACCATGATGGGGCAGTTGGATGCTGTCAAGGCCTTTTTGACACTGCAGCCAAAGCTCATTGATTCGCGCGGCCCGCACGGATTTACGCTCCATTTCCATGCCCAACTCGCCGGAAAGGAGGCAGACACAATGCTCTCATACTTGCAGTCGATCAAGAAGCTCGAGATGAAGCCCAATCCGTTTGTGAAGGGTGGCGGCTAG
- a CDS encoding DUF1801 domain-containing protein yields MGVEEQIRELFASQSQGKRRDMEALHRLILEEFPSCQLRYLDGRDDSGKTVTNPNIGYGSCQINYKDGSSREFYRVGMSANTSGISVYIMGLEDKAYLARTYSETIGKAKVTGYCIKFKSLKDIELDVLKALIQDTLST; encoded by the coding sequence ATGGGTGTTGAAGAGCAGATTCGGGAGCTTTTTGCGAGCCAAAGTCAGGGGAAGCGGCGGGACATGGAAGCTCTGCATCGGTTGATCCTTGAAGAGTTCCCTTCGTGTCAGCTTCGGTACCTCGACGGTCGAGACGACTCTGGCAAAACGGTTACGAACCCGAATATCGGCTACGGATCGTGCCAAATCAACTACAAAGACGGTTCCTCGCGGGAGTTCTACCGGGTCGGAATGAGCGCGAACACGAGCGGGATTTCGGTTTACATCATGGGTCTCGAAGACAAGGCTTATCTTGCCAGAACCTACTCTGAAACGATTGGAAAAGCGAAGGTCACTGGCTATTGCATCAAGTTCAAAAGCCTTAAGGACATCGAACTGGATGTCCTCAAGGCTCTGATTCAGGACACTTTGAGTACCTAA
- a CDS encoding ankyrin repeat domain-containing protein, which yields MSEKLPENADVRQLRTRAKELLRTLPAGSKLADAQLSIARQYGFDSWPKLIAEVETPVLLDQFRRAIDEGDAAGLERLLANKPALRKRVNDPMFAFDAQPIIQAVRHREAARLLPILVRHGADPNARTMWWAGGFSALDFARGSTVDVLLGVGARFDVWSASVQGRLDVLRELLDADPASVNAPGGDGQRPLHVAANAEIAALLIKRGADLEIRDTDHESTPIQYHINNLPVVRELLRHGATPDVFTAVVLDDVELMRSILETDPKSASVHVGEAPFVTTKSNGGHIYAYQLGPTKTPLQVAIERGSQAVAAELQRGARAVDRLIAAAWAEDESLVEKILAEEPAIEIGASARMITEAPQAGKAETVRLLLRAGFDPTTPGMDSGSALHVACWFGYVEVVRMLVDKVPLDLRDAHHGSPPLGWACHGAQWCRNPKGDYVAVVRELIGAGADSSSTANSGGTSMIEQAGKRTDVIAVLKQYL from the coding sequence ATGTCAGAAAAACTCCCTGAAAATGCCGATGTTCGGCAACTTCGCACCCGTGCGAAAGAACTCCTCCGCACCCTTCCTGCTGGCTCCAAGCTGGCGGACGCCCAGCTCAGTATCGCTCGTCAATACGGCTTTGACAGTTGGCCGAAGCTTATTGCCGAAGTCGAAACTCCAGTCCTGCTTGACCAGTTTCGCCGAGCGATTGATGAAGGCGATGCTGCCGGTTTGGAGCGATTGCTTGCCAACAAGCCCGCACTGAGAAAGAGGGTCAACGACCCCATGTTTGCATTCGACGCTCAGCCGATCATCCAGGCCGTGCGGCACCGTGAAGCGGCTCGGCTCTTGCCGATCCTAGTGCGCCACGGTGCTGACCCGAACGCGAGAACCATGTGGTGGGCGGGCGGTTTTAGTGCTTTGGATTTCGCTCGCGGTTCTACAGTCGATGTCTTGCTGGGCGTGGGCGCCCGGTTCGATGTTTGGTCAGCCTCGGTTCAGGGTCGGCTCGATGTTCTTCGCGAATTGCTAGACGCCGATCCTGCGAGCGTCAACGCCCCAGGCGGCGACGGCCAGCGGCCGCTGCACGTTGCGGCGAACGCCGAAATCGCAGCATTACTGATCAAGCGAGGCGCTGATCTGGAGATTCGGGATACCGACCACGAGAGCACGCCGATCCAGTATCATATCAACAACCTGCCTGTAGTGCGTGAGCTGCTGCGACACGGAGCAACGCCAGATGTCTTTACGGCGGTAGTGCTCGACGATGTCGAACTCATGCGTTCTATTTTGGAAACGGACCCGAAATCAGCTTCGGTCCACGTGGGTGAAGCTCCGTTTGTGACTACAAAATCAAACGGCGGCCACATCTACGCCTACCAACTCGGTCCTACAAAGACCCCCCTCCAAGTCGCCATCGAGCGCGGAAGCCAAGCGGTCGCGGCGGAACTGCAACGCGGAGCGCGTGCCGTTGACCGGCTGATCGCGGCGGCCTGGGCAGAGGACGAATCATTGGTCGAGAAAATCTTGGCGGAAGAACCTGCCATCGAAATCGGAGCTTCTGCTCGGATGATCACGGAAGCTCCGCAAGCCGGAAAGGCAGAGACGGTGCGGCTCTTGCTAAGGGCGGGCTTCGACCCAACCACCCCCGGTATGGACTCGGGCTCGGCGCTTCATGTGGCGTGCTGGTTCGGCTACGTTGAAGTCGTGAGAATGCTAGTCGACAAAGTCCCGCTCGATCTTCGAGATGCCCACCACGGAAGCCCCCCGCTCGGCTGGGCCTGTCACGGCGCCCAGTGGTGCCGTAATCCCAAAGGAGATTACGTCGCTGTCGTGAGGGAACTTATCGGGGCCGGTGCAGATTCATCGTCGACGGCAAATTCCGGCGGAACTTCGATGATTGAACAGGCAGGGAAGCGCACCGACGTCATCGCGGTTCTCAAGCAGTATCTTTAG
- a CDS encoding DUF1080 domain-containing protein, with translation MITATLVLLGSTKIFDGKSLKGWEVVGGGTWTVERGVLKGECTKSDDQGILLYEKPVKDFTARLQFRISGGNSGFYFRAERINEQPLVKGMQAEIDAIEDVAGIWETAGRGWVFKPDAALHATAKFKPGEWSKLDVSAIGTHYTVKLNGKIITDIEDPKGRLEGRVALQLHGGMDMKVEFRDVWLEHR, from the coding sequence ATGATCACAGCAACTCTTGTTCTCCTAGGCTCGACCAAGATCTTCGACGGCAAATCTCTCAAGGGTTGGGAGGTCGTCGGTGGCGGAACTTGGACAGTCGAGAGAGGAGTGCTGAAGGGCGAATGCACCAAATCGGATGACCAGGGAATCTTGCTCTACGAAAAGCCAGTGAAGGACTTCACCGCCCGCCTCCAGTTCCGGATCTCGGGCGGAAACAGCGGCTTCTACTTTCGAGCCGAGCGCATCAACGAGCAACCGCTCGTGAAAGGAATGCAAGCCGAGATCGACGCCATCGAGGATGTCGCCGGAATCTGGGAGACCGCTGGCCGAGGCTGGGTGTTCAAGCCAGATGCCGCGTTGCATGCGACGGCTAAGTTTAAGCCAGGCGAATGGTCAAAGCTGGACGTTAGCGCAATCGGCACCCACTACACCGTGAAGCTCAACGGCAAAATTATCACCGACATCGAAGACCCCAAAGGTCGCCTCGAAGGTCGAGTCGCGTTGCAACTACACGGTGGAATGGATATGAAAGTCGAGTTTAGAGATGTTTGGCTGGAACATCGATGA
- a CDS encoding HEAT repeat domain-containing protein, with product MDLRFSAALIAIAVAATAVAANDVSTLLKSKSWEASLKKSVKSYRAMTPEFIRALNDKNPQTRALVARAIRILDTEGCEIRDNPKDGIPTFRAAALAALAKSARDSNPTVSEESIWTMTYLVRNREFGQHGEAWSDPAEVQPVINLGQIAIGPLVKLLRFDEKKDKLAYAAKIAAVRVLSKSKDPAAMEGLVELIKTSSHFLVSEAMYALVKFDDPRVVGILINRMDEGINSYSGTPGLWALRKMKARAIPELLIAAEKHPKPRVRANAIHFFCQTPDPRCIPVIQRATNDPDANIRVAAAEAMASNHDPGNIILLRRMIMDTHLLARGAAVKSIGYVGGSADFDLVEPLARENSRFIGNQAMFVLTKLDPERAARQLTLLLDVPKVQRWAIEYLDPSRAAPAEQKLIRIAETGDEDSKVAAIELLGKLRSAAAIPILLRAVKEPELYASAFEALGRIGPPSVPSLIALAANSQGSEAWHLALALGKTRDPRAFETILSFLKYPMVRLSAISALGASGDPRAEPIILSYLNNSASDVLWYAAEAAGELKLRAAVPRLVQLLSHKGDYVASSAAESLGKIGDKHALAALIEVASRPPFEGRLFSIQALGKIGDRCAVPLLIQLLDAKWPDNSEAIEALGNIGDPAALSALQKLLLSDDDQLVKEATSAIEAIKRRNNL from the coding sequence ATGGATCTTCGATTCAGCGCAGCCCTCATTGCAATCGCAGTTGCCGCCACTGCAGTGGCAGCAAACGATGTAAGCACACTCCTGAAATCCAAATCTTGGGAGGCTTCGCTCAAGAAGTCAGTTAAGTCGTATCGGGCCATGACGCCTGAATTCATCCGTGCCCTCAACGATAAGAACCCTCAAACCAGGGCTCTGGTTGCCCGCGCGATCAGAATCCTTGATACCGAAGGATGTGAGATTCGAGACAATCCCAAAGATGGTATCCCGACCTTTCGAGCAGCGGCCCTCGCCGCGCTAGCGAAAAGCGCACGAGACTCAAATCCAACAGTGAGCGAAGAATCAATCTGGACCATGACGTATCTCGTCAGGAACCGAGAATTTGGCCAACATGGCGAAGCTTGGTCAGATCCCGCCGAAGTCCAACCTGTCATCAATCTTGGTCAGATCGCCATTGGTCCTCTCGTCAAACTTCTCAGGTTCGATGAGAAGAAGGATAAGCTTGCCTACGCCGCAAAAATAGCCGCCGTACGCGTGCTCTCGAAGTCGAAAGATCCGGCCGCAATGGAGGGCCTGGTAGAGCTGATTAAAACCTCCAGCCACTTTCTTGTTTCCGAAGCCATGTATGCACTCGTTAAGTTCGACGACCCACGCGTAGTCGGAATTCTGATCAATCGAATGGATGAAGGCATCAACAGCTATTCAGGCACGCCCGGCCTCTGGGCACTCCGAAAAATGAAGGCCCGTGCCATCCCCGAACTTCTGATCGCTGCAGAAAAACACCCCAAGCCGAGAGTTCGCGCGAACGCCATTCACTTCTTCTGCCAAACACCAGACCCGAGGTGCATCCCGGTCATTCAGAGGGCCACCAACGATCCGGACGCAAACATCCGAGTTGCTGCTGCTGAGGCAATGGCATCAAACCACGATCCTGGCAACATCATCTTGCTTAGAAGGATGATCATGGATACCCATCTTTTAGCACGAGGGGCAGCCGTAAAGAGCATCGGTTACGTAGGTGGCTCAGCAGATTTCGATCTAGTAGAGCCATTGGCTCGAGAAAATTCTCGCTTCATTGGGAACCAAGCGATGTTCGTCCTTACAAAGTTGGACCCCGAACGTGCGGCCAGACAGTTGACTTTGCTTCTGGACGTTCCTAAAGTGCAGCGTTGGGCAATCGAGTATCTGGATCCAAGCCGCGCCGCTCCCGCTGAGCAAAAGCTAATCAGAATTGCCGAGACAGGTGACGAAGATTCGAAGGTGGCTGCAATAGAGCTTCTCGGAAAATTACGGTCGGCCGCCGCAATTCCAATCCTCCTCCGGGCTGTCAAAGAACCGGAGCTTTACGCAAGTGCTTTCGAAGCACTTGGGCGAATTGGTCCGCCCTCTGTCCCAAGTCTGATCGCGCTGGCCGCAAACAGCCAGGGAAGTGAGGCGTGGCATCTGGCTTTGGCACTTGGAAAGACTCGCGACCCACGAGCCTTTGAAACGATTCTTAGCTTTCTGAAGTATCCAATGGTTAGGCTGTCTGCGATCTCAGCCCTTGGGGCCTCCGGCGACCCTCGAGCCGAGCCCATCATTCTGAGCTATCTCAATAATTCTGCATCCGACGTCCTTTGGTACGCCGCTGAAGCCGCGGGTGAGCTAAAGCTGCGAGCAGCCGTGCCGCGACTGGTGCAACTGTTATCGCATAAAGGTGACTATGTAGCCTCATCTGCCGCAGAATCTCTAGGCAAAATCGGTGATAAGCATGCCCTCGCCGCTTTGATCGAAGTCGCCAGCCGCCCTCCCTTTGAAGGCAGGCTTTTCTCCATACAAGCTCTCGGCAAGATCGGGGATCGCTGCGCCGTTCCGCTCTTGATTCAACTTCTCGACGCCAAATGGCCCGATAACTCGGAAGCGATCGAAGCTCTGGGGAACATTGGAGATCCGGCCGCGCTCTCGGCGCTTCAAAAACTACTTCTTTCCGATGATGATCAGCTTGTGAAAGAAGCCACATCCGCCATCGAAGCAATCAAGAGGCGAAACAATCTCTAA
- a CDS encoding DUF1905 domain-containing protein produces MEFEFESVLIEWRGPAPFVFAPIPEEESKAIKALAKRASYGWGCIPVLARIGETEFTTSIMPKDGRFLVPVKAAVQKAESIAVGDRVRARVQIEFR; encoded by the coding sequence ATGGAGTTCGAATTTGAATCCGTTCTAATCGAGTGGCGTGGCCCGGCTCCGTTTGTCTTTGCACCGATTCCGGAGGAGGAATCGAAAGCGATCAAGGCTCTAGCAAAGCGGGCGTCGTACGGGTGGGGTTGCATCCCAGTTTTGGCCCGGATCGGGGAGACGGAGTTCACGACTTCGATCATGCCGAAGGATGGCCGGTTCTTGGTTCCGGTGAAGGCTGCTGTTCAGAAAGCTGAGTCGATTGCGGTTGGCGATAGGGTGCGAGCTAGGGTGCAGATCGAGTTTCGTTAA
- a CDS encoding DinB family protein encodes MIAQMLLDSWDRQCSILDSVASLVNEENRYFKPSEDGWSIDRHLAHCHNTRTFFVSQVAPDLPESERFGVDDAGEITATLETVRSALSQSSRVIRDVVEKGLATGEPLAGENVTYDNAILLMQHMVWHEGWHVGLIFLALRLHGQEPPEEWEEPNVWGRWRTESWE; translated from the coding sequence ATGATCGCCCAAATGCTCCTCGACTCCTGGGATCGACAGTGCTCGATTTTGGATTCGGTCGCCTCGCTGGTGAACGAAGAAAACCGCTACTTCAAGCCATCCGAAGACGGCTGGTCAATCGATCGGCACTTAGCCCATTGTCATAACACGCGCACATTCTTCGTTTCGCAAGTCGCACCTGACCTGCCGGAGTCCGAACGATTCGGGGTCGATGACGCGGGCGAGATAACGGCGACTCTTGAAACAGTTCGGTCTGCCCTGAGCCAAAGTTCCCGTGTTATCCGTGATGTTGTTGAGAAGGGCCTAGCGACCGGCGAGCCTCTGGCAGGCGAGAATGTCACCTACGACAATGCGATCTTGCTAATGCAACATATGGTCTGGCATGAGGGTTGGCACGTAGGACTCATCTTCTTAGCCCTACGACTCCATGGACAGGAGCCACCAGAAGAGTGGGAAGAGCCTAACGTTTGGGGTCGGTGGAGAACGGAAAGCTGGGAATGA
- a CDS encoding DUF3500 domain-containing protein, which produces MKRFNLVVLSLGMAAMAVRPEAPAVAAAKTFLGTLTDVQRQAVLVPFSSEQRFQWAYVPLTRKGISWAEMSPEQRKAAERLLASALSNEGIVKVDGIRQLELVLRQIENNNMNRDPEKYWFAIYGEPSSSEKWGWRYEGHHTSLTFAFDRGITVSSTPQFLGSNPGEVRNGAKAGTKILHKEQDLGYALLNSLSPQQRSQAIISAEAPADILTMNSIRARIDHKGGTAASEFTKEQHKLIRSLLLAHSEIQVPKERDRRVNKALKDKGLRFVWMGSTKPGEKHYYRVQGDGFVVEYDNTQNDANHIHAVWRDFKEDFGGDSLTEHLEHSHGHTHSR; this is translated from the coding sequence ATGAAGCGATTCAATTTGGTGGTTCTCTCCTTGGGGATGGCGGCTATGGCCGTGCGCCCTGAAGCGCCAGCGGTGGCTGCCGCCAAAACCTTTCTTGGAACATTGACCGATGTGCAACGGCAGGCGGTTCTGGTTCCCTTTTCCTCTGAGCAAAGGTTTCAATGGGCATATGTTCCGTTGACTCGAAAAGGAATCTCTTGGGCAGAAATGAGTCCTGAGCAGCGGAAGGCAGCCGAACGCCTTCTGGCATCCGCACTGAGTAACGAAGGAATTGTCAAAGTTGATGGGATTAGGCAGTTAGAATTGGTTCTCAGGCAGATCGAAAACAACAATATGAACCGCGATCCGGAGAAGTATTGGTTTGCGATCTATGGAGAACCTTCCTCCTCGGAGAAGTGGGGATGGCGCTACGAGGGGCATCACACTTCGTTGACTTTTGCGTTCGATAGGGGGATTACGGTTTCCAGCACGCCTCAGTTTCTAGGTTCAAATCCTGGCGAAGTACGCAACGGCGCCAAAGCTGGAACAAAGATTCTGCACAAAGAGCAGGATCTTGGCTACGCGCTCCTTAACTCACTCTCTCCTCAACAGCGAAGTCAGGCGATCATTTCCGCGGAGGCGCCCGCAGACATCTTAACGATGAACTCGATTCGAGCAAGGATTGACCATAAAGGCGGAACCGCTGCAAGCGAATTCACAAAAGAGCAGCACAAGCTAATCAGGTCGCTTTTGCTTGCTCACTCCGAGATCCAAGTTCCGAAGGAGCGAGATCGCAGGGTGAACAAGGCATTGAAGGACAAAGGACTTCGATTTGTCTGGATGGGTTCAACAAAGCCAGGGGAGAAGCACTATTACCGAGTTCAGGGCGATGGCTTCGTGGTCGAGTACGACAACACTCAGAACGATGCAAATCATATCCATGCGGTTTGGCGAGACTTCAAAGAGGACTTCGGAGGTGATTCGTTAACCGAACATCTTGAACATTCGCATGGGCACACACATTCTCGATAA